From a single Rosa rugosa chromosome 7, drRosRugo1.1, whole genome shotgun sequence genomic region:
- the LOC133721748 gene encoding pentatricopeptide repeat-containing protein At5g41170, mitochondrial-like — translation MFKSCLVDSAFLRNCAFFVNRVSFRVYSAAASALLLEDHVFVKAPLPFEAFAVQEIKALGKRFCTQRKENLYPFVVRLFKTLNWEVAWDARFSKSVKEHGFSHSLNAFRIIVHEFALVGMQMEVQALLRDVVCYYQEAKYDAFGLFPYLLDSPHSGVRSLVVFDALITAFADNSMPENAVDVFLKIKRMGLEPHIWSCNILLKCLAEANKLECVRSLFECLKNSGPSPNVYTYTVMVSFFCTGYPLQDVDISQATDILQEMEKSGKHPTAVIYAEYIHGLCKAGYVEFALDFIRNMQHRDQPLNSYCYNAILRGFCQKGETCQALKLLEEMKSYGMVPDVYCYTILIDGFCKEGDIEKALALFEEMELCKIKPSLVSYSSLIYGLCKLGLIDHMLDIYRNLESAGVCPDAITCTLIVDGYCREGRLEEALRFIYEMYHQGISPNSYTYNAVLNSLCKQGKPEKAWELIPQMLKRNILPEVANYNTLINGFGKQLNSKKACMVYGGMLKAGVMPNTVTYTILINILCHRGKLYEACNMFKEMSERGLAADVISYTSLIAGFCRMGDMKKAWVLFKEMLSKNHLPNAITYTCLIDGFCKSSRMDYASFLFEEMKNKNVTPDLVTYTVLIIGYCRLRNIDRAIQLFDEMKHSGISGDGFANEALGLYTKDWFVYKRLES, via the coding sequence ATGTTCAAATCATGTTTGGTTGATTCGGCTTTTCTCCGAAACTGTGCGTTTTTTGTCAATAGGGTGAGTTTTAGAGTGTATTCTGCTGCTGCTTCTGCATTGTTACTGGAGGATCATGTGTTTGTGAAAGCTCCATTACCCTTTGAGGCCTTTGCAGTTCAGGAAATTAAAGCTCTGGGGAAAAGGTTTTGTACTCAGAGAAAGGAAAATTTGTATCCCTTTGTTGTCAGATTGTTTAAAACTTTGAATTGGGAGGTCGCATGGGATGCAAGGTTCTCTAAGTCTGTGAAAGAGCATGGCTTTTCTCATTCTTTAAATGCCTTTAGAATTATTGTTCATGAATTTGCATTGGTGGGAATGCAAATGGAAGTGCAAGCTTTGCTTAGAGATGTTGTATGCTATTATCAAGAAGCTAAGTATGATGCATTTGGGCTGTTCCCATATTTATTGGATTCACCTCACAGTGGGGTGAGATCGCTTGTTGTATTTGATGCACTAATAACGGCTTTTGCTGACAACTCGATGCCTGAGAATGCTGTGGATGTGTTTTTGAAGATTAAAAGAATGGGTCTTGAGCCACACATTTGGTCTTGTAATATCTTGCTCAAGTGTTTGGCAGAAGCAAACAAACTGGAATGTGTTAGAAGCTTATTCGAATGTTTGAAAAACTCTGGGCCATCTCCTAATGTTTACACTTACACAGTTATGGTGAGCTTTTTCTGTACAGGATATCCACTGCAGGATGTGGATATCAGTCAAGCCACTGACATTCTTCAAGAAATGGAGAAGAGTGGGAAACACCCAACTGCAGTGATATATGCTGAATATATTCATGGACTCTGTAAAGCTGGATATGTTGAGTTTGCTTTGGACTTCATCCGAAACATGCAACACAGAGACCAACCTCTCAATAGTTATTGTTATAATGCTATACTTCGTGGGTTTTGCCAAAAAGGCGAAACTTGTCAAGCTCTAAAATTGTTGGAGGAAATGAAGAGCTACGGGATGGTGCCAGATGTTTATTGCTACACCATATTGATAGATGGATTTTGCAAGGAAGGGGATATAGAGAAAGCTCTTGCTTTGTTTGAGGAAATGGAGCTTTGTAAAATAAAACCTTCTTTGGTTAGCTATAGCTCACTTATATATGGTCTTTGCAAACTTGGATTGATAGATCATATGTTAGATATATATCGTAATCTGGAGTCTGCCGGTGTGTGCCCTGATGCTATCACTTGCACTCTCATTGTTGATGGGTATTGCAGGGAAGGGCGCTTGGAGGAAGCCTTGAGATTTATTTACGAGATGTATCATCAAGGCATAAGCCCTAACTCGTATACTTATAATGCAGTCCTCAACAGTTTGTGCAAGCAAGGAAAGCCAGAAAAAGCATGGGAACTAATCCCTCAAATGCTTAAAAGGAATATACTCCCAGAAGTTGCAAATTATAATACTCTTATAAATGGCTTTGGAAAACAGTTGAATTCAAAGAAGGCCTGCATGGTGTATGGAGGAATGCTCAAAGCTGGTGTCATGCCCAATACAGTCACATATACAATCCTCATCAATATACTCTGCCATAGAGGCAAACTATATGAAGCTTGTAACATGTTCAAGGAAATGAGTGAAAGGGGTTTGGCTGCAGATGTGATTTCTTATACATCTCTAATTGCTGGGTTTTGTAGGATGGGAGACATGAAGAAGGCTTGGGTACTGTTCAAAGAAATGTTGAGCAAAAACCATTTGCCCAATGCTATCACGTATACGTGTTTAATAGATGGTTTTTGCAAGTCTTCTCGCATGGATTATGCCAGTTTCTTGTTTGAGGAAATGAAGAATAAAAATGTTACTCCTGATCTGGTGACTTACACTGTTCTCATCATTGGGTACTGTAGGCTCCGGAATATTGATAGAGCAATTCAGTTATTTGATGAAATGAAGCACAGTGGTATCTCAGGGGATGGTTTTGCCAATGAAGCTTTGGGGCTTTACACCAAAGACTGGTTTGTTTACAAAAGATTAGAAAGCTGA
- the LOC133721749 gene encoding probable F-box protein At5g04010 has translation MAPWQVFDLVSHHLDPKTLAIACCVCKSWLSCISSDHIWKPICTTHFPSLSNLMLTNPAIPYYRLYAMASAAAKRRFQTPSKPCLALDNLIFTVNVFNHKNVLCLEKPGNELVVDSNGVFKFDIAVDNYEFEAVALESVRVTWNVVLKGWKGVFNMLECQGKKGVDWWYWEELPLPGCCSGLVDSGVVADLRLEFTDSKNNVDVGRINKVSVGMLSTVKLRYVSVDAALRYLQHFLGY, from the coding sequence ATGGCTCCATGGCAAGTCTTTGACCTTGTTTCTCACCATCTTGACCCCAAGACCCTAGCCATAGCCTGTTGCGTCTGCAAGTCCTGGTTGAGTTGCATTTCCTCCGACCACATTTGGAAGCCCATTTGCACCACCCATTTCCCTTCTCTCTCTAATCTCATGCTCACAAACCCCGCCATTCCCTACTACCGCCTCTACGCCATGGCCTCTGCCGCCGCCAAACGCCGCTTCCAGACCCCCTCCAAACCCTGCCTTGCCCTCGACAACCTCATCTTCACCGTCAACGTCTTCAACCACAAGAATGTTCTCTGTCTTGAAAAACCCGGGAACGAGCTAGTCGTGGATTCCAACGGGGTGTTCAAGTTCGATATTGCCGTCGATAACTACGAGTTTGAAGCTGTGGCGCTGGAGTCGGTGAGAGTTACGTGGAATGTGGTGTTGAAAGGGTGGAAAGGGGTTTTTAATATGTTGGAATGTCAAGGGAAGAAAGGGGTCGACTGGTGGTACTGGGAGGAGCTGCCTTTGCCGGGGTGTTGCTCGGGCCTCGTCGATAGCGGTGTCGTGGCGGATTTGAGGTTGGAGTTTACTGATAGCAAAAACAATGTTGATGTTGGGCGGATCAACAAAGTGAGCGTGGGGATGTTGAGTACGGTAAAGTTGAGATATGTCAGTGTGGATGCTGCTCTAAGATACTTGCAACACTTTCTTGGATATTGA